A region from the Bacillus sp. BGMRC 2118 genome encodes:
- the def gene encoding peptide deformylase, producing MGKREIVMFPDDILQVECEKVTVFDKELRSLLRDMHITMIESDGVGLAAPQIGIRKQIAVVEDDDGRIIDLINPVIINKSGSQIGPEGCLSFPGLFGDVERSSMIKVRAQDKMGKMMLFEATDFFARVIQHELDHLNGILFPTKAISLYTDEGKEDE from the coding sequence ATGGGTAAACGAGAAATAGTGATGTTTCCTGATGATATTCTTCAAGTAGAATGTGAGAAGGTTACTGTATTTGATAAAGAATTGCGAAGTCTTTTAAGAGATATGCATATAACAATGATTGAATCTGATGGTGTGGGATTAGCAGCACCCCAAATAGGTATAAGAAAACAAATTGCAGTTGTAGAGGACGATGATGGGAGAATCATTGATCTTATCAACCCAGTTATAATAAACAAATCAGGAAGTCAAATTGGTCCTGAGGGCTGTCTAAGTTTTCCAGGCTTATTTGGTGATGTTGAACGATCTTCAATGATAAAGGTGAGAGCCCAAGATAAAATGGGAAAAATGATGTTGTTTGAAGCAACTGATTTCTTTGCACGTGTCATTCAACATGAACTGGATCATTTAAATGGAATTCTATTTCCAACTAAAGCGATATCGTTATATACAGATGAAGGTAAGGAGGATGAATAG
- a CDS encoding methionyl-tRNA formyltransferase gives MLKVVFMGTPDFSVLVLQRLLADGYEVVGVVTQPDRPKGRKKVLTPPPVKVEALKHNIPVFQPERIRLEEEYQKVIDLGADLIVTAAFGQILPKALLIAPRLGCINVHASLLPELRGGAPIHYSIIQGKEKTGVTIMYMVEKLDAGDILTQVEVPILEDDHVGSLHDKLSVAGSELLSETIPKLINNEITPIKQAEEEATFAYNIKREQERINWNESGEVIYNHIRGLHPWPVAYTTLNGQPLKVWWGEKLSVTSKAKPGQILHIETDGIVVGTGNDIAIKLTEIQPSGKTKMSAEQFLRGMGSTLAVGTQLGVEHEDTN, from the coding sequence ATGTTGAAAGTTGTCTTTATGGGTACACCGGACTTTTCCGTTCTGGTATTACAGAGGCTGCTAGCTGATGGTTATGAAGTTGTAGGAGTTGTCACACAGCCCGATCGGCCAAAAGGAAGAAAGAAAGTGTTAACCCCACCACCAGTCAAGGTTGAGGCTTTGAAGCATAATATTCCTGTTTTTCAACCAGAAAGAATACGTCTTGAAGAAGAATATCAGAAGGTAATAGATTTAGGTGCTGATCTAATTGTAACGGCAGCATTTGGTCAAATACTACCTAAGGCATTACTGATAGCACCGAGATTAGGGTGTATTAATGTACATGCTTCTTTATTGCCAGAGCTGCGCGGAGGTGCGCCTATTCATTATTCAATTATACAAGGGAAAGAGAAAACAGGTGTCACAATTATGTATATGGTAGAGAAACTGGATGCAGGTGACATTTTAACTCAAGTAGAGGTACCGATTTTAGAGGATGATCATGTAGGAAGCTTACACGATAAGTTGAGTGTTGCCGGCTCAGAATTATTATCTGAAACAATACCAAAACTTATTAACAATGAAATCACACCCATCAAGCAAGCTGAAGAAGAGGCAACGTTTGCATATAACATTAAAAGAGAGCAAGAGCGCATTAATTGGAACGAAAGCGGTGAAGTTATCTATAATCACATTCGTGGCTTACACCCATGGCCAGTTGCCTACACCACTTTAAATGGACAACCACTTAAGGTATGGTGGGGAGAAAAGTTGAGCGTTACTAGTAAGGCAAAGCCTGGCCAAATCCTTCATATAGAAACTGATGGAATTGTTGTCGGTACAGGAAACGACATAGCAATCAAATTAACTGAAATCCAGCCATCTGGAAAAACGAAAATGAGTGCTGAGCAGTTTTTACGAGGAATGGGGTCTACACTTGCAGTAGGAACACAATTAGGAGTTGAACATGAAGACACAAACTAA